Proteins encoded within one genomic window of Ottowia sp. SB7-C50:
- a CDS encoding CBS domain-containing protein — protein sequence MPTVADILYDRKDAPLAALPPTATVREALQMMADRDIGSVLIIQGDSLLGLFTERDYARKIALKGLSSNDALLMNVMSAKLYVVSPRQTAEECMGIMTHGRTRHLPVVDGGQLLGLVSIGDLVNAMMNKQRFLISQLESYIAGDLA from the coding sequence ATGCCCACCGTCGCCGATATCCTGTACGACCGCAAGGACGCACCGCTGGCTGCGCTGCCCCCCACCGCCACGGTGCGCGAGGCACTGCAGATGATGGCCGACCGCGACATCGGCTCGGTGCTCATCATCCAGGGCGATTCGCTGCTGGGCCTGTTCACCGAGCGCGACTACGCGCGCAAGATCGCGCTCAAGGGCCTGTCGTCCAACGACGCGCTGCTGATGAACGTGATGAGCGCCAAGCTCTACGTCGTCAGCCCGCGCCAGACCGCCGAAGAGTGCATGGGCATCATGACCCACGGGCGCACGCGGCACCTGCCGGTGGTCGATGGCGGCCAGCTGCTCGGCCTGGTGTCGATCGGCGACCTGGTCAACGCCATGATGAACAAGCAGCGCTTCCTCATCTCGCAGCTCGAAAGCTACATCGCCGGCGACCTGGCCTGA
- a CDS encoding IclR family transcriptional regulator: MGNESGAALAAPEGGGVTAVTRALSLMEAYEVGESALSLAELSRRTAMHKTTVLRLARTLAASHYMVQTDSGQWRLGPAAGWLGTRYQAGFDVNNVVEPTLRALVAETGESASFYVREGDIRACVSRVEGPQSVRHHVRIGERLPLDQGAPGRVILAFSGARGEPYESIRQCGYHLSMGEREPEVSSVAAPVFALNWKLLGSMCISGPTARLTRARLDQHAQTVMTAANQLSYALAGSRSAATPVAVSRWHP; the protein is encoded by the coding sequence ATGGGAAACGAATCCGGCGCGGCGTTGGCCGCACCAGAAGGCGGCGGCGTGACCGCTGTGACGCGCGCGCTGTCGCTGATGGAGGCGTACGAGGTGGGTGAATCGGCCCTGTCGCTGGCCGAGTTGAGCCGCCGCACGGCGATGCACAAGACCACTGTGCTGCGGCTGGCGCGCACGCTGGCGGCGTCGCACTACATGGTGCAGACCGACTCAGGCCAGTGGCGGCTGGGCCCGGCGGCGGGCTGGCTGGGCACGCGCTACCAGGCGGGCTTCGACGTCAACAACGTGGTCGAGCCGACGCTGCGCGCGCTGGTGGCCGAAACGGGCGAGAGCGCGTCGTTCTATGTGCGCGAGGGCGACATCCGTGCCTGCGTGTCGCGCGTGGAAGGCCCGCAGTCGGTGCGCCACCACGTGCGCATCGGCGAGCGCCTGCCGCTGGACCAGGGCGCGCCGGGCCGGGTGATCCTGGCGTTCAGCGGCGCACGCGGCGAGCCGTACGAATCGATCCGCCAGTGCGGCTACCACCTGTCGATGGGCGAGCGCGAGCCCGAGGTGTCGAGCGTGGCGGCGCCGGTGTTCGCGCTCAACTGGAAGCTGCTGGGCTCGATGTGCATCTCGGGCCCGACGGCGCGGCTGACGCGCGCCAGGCTCGATCAACACGCCCAGACGGTGATGACGGCGGCCAACCAGCTGTCGTACGCGCTGGCCGGCAGCCGCTCGGCCGCCACGCCGGTGGCGGTGTCGCGCTGGCACCCGTGA
- the tsaD gene encoding tRNA (adenosine(37)-N6)-threonylcarbamoyltransferase complex transferase subunit TsaD produces MVSASRHTPAAAAASAPDAGGVLVLGIESSCDETGVALVRTRASGVPELLAHALHTQVAMHADYGGVVPELASRDHIRRVIPLANSVLAQAGQSLSAIDMVAFTRGPGLAGALLVGAGVACALAAALGKPVLGVHHLEGHLLSPFLSADPPEFPFIALLVSGGHTQLMRVDGVGRYALLGETIDDAAGEAFDKSAKLLGLGYPGGPALARLAEFGDDSAYKLPRPLLHSGNLDFSFAGLKTAVLTQARKFEGSPCEQQRADLAASTQAAIVEVLVKKSLTALRATGLKRMVVAGGVGANQRLRAALNAACAQLGVRVHYPELSLCTDNGAMIAMAAAMRVQAGVEAPQRQYAFDVKPRWPLDQLASAAQGT; encoded by the coding sequence ATGGTTTCCGCGTCGCGCCACACCCCTGCAGCCGCTGCCGCCAGCGCACCCGACGCGGGCGGGGTGCTGGTGCTCGGTATCGAATCGTCGTGCGACGAAACCGGCGTGGCGCTGGTGCGCACGCGCGCCAGCGGCGTGCCCGAATTGCTGGCCCATGCGCTGCACACGCAGGTGGCGATGCACGCCGACTACGGTGGCGTGGTGCCCGAACTGGCCAGCCGCGACCACATCCGCCGCGTCATTCCATTGGCAAATTCGGTGCTGGCGCAGGCAGGGCAATCGCTGTCAGCTATTGATATGGTAGCGTTCACGCGCGGGCCCGGCCTGGCCGGCGCGCTGCTGGTGGGCGCGGGCGTGGCCTGCGCGCTGGCGGCGGCGCTGGGCAAGCCTGTGCTGGGCGTGCACCACCTCGAAGGGCATCTGCTGTCGCCCTTTCTCAGCGCCGACCCGCCCGAATTTCCGTTCATCGCGCTGCTGGTCAGCGGCGGGCATACGCAGCTGATGCGCGTCGACGGCGTGGGCCGCTACGCCTTGCTGGGCGAAACCATCGACGACGCCGCGGGCGAAGCCTTCGACAAGTCCGCCAAGCTGCTGGGCCTGGGCTACCCCGGCGGCCCGGCGCTGGCGCGGCTGGCCGAATTTGGCGACGACAGCGCGTACAAGCTGCCGCGCCCGCTGCTGCACAGCGGCAACCTGGACTTTTCGTTTGCCGGGCTGAAGACCGCGGTGTTGACGCAGGCGCGCAAGTTCGAGGGCTCGCCCTGCGAGCAGCAGCGCGCCGACCTGGCGGCCAGCACGCAGGCGGCCATCGTCGAGGTGCTGGTGAAGAAGTCGCTGACCGCGCTGCGGGCCACGGGGCTGAAACGCATGGTGGTGGCCGGCGGTGTGGGCGCCAACCAGCGCCTGCGCGCGGCGTTGAACGCCGCCTGCGCCCAGTTGGGCGTGCGCGTGCACTACCCCGAGTTGTCGCTGTGCACCGACAACGGCGCCATGATTGCCATGGCCGCGGCGATGCGGGTGCAGGCCGGCGTCGAGGCGCCGCAGCGGCAGTACGCCTTCGACGTCAAGCCGCGCTGGCCGCTGGATCAACTGGCGAGCGCAGCGCAGGGCACGTGA
- a CDS encoding Hsp20/alpha crystallin family protein — protein sequence MFITTASAPVVSRSVYAPALRSLDRFLNDALSAARSAGTQFKDEDKHWSLSVDLPGVSREQLTIAIEGQQVKIDTVEGAPRKYAKAYEFNQDIDAAASSARLENGVLTLTLVKRLPESKATTLEIN from the coding sequence ATGTTCATCACCACCGCTTCTGCCCCCGTCGTCAGCCGCTCGGTCTATGCACCGGCGCTGCGGTCGCTGGACCGCTTTCTGAACGACGCACTCAGCGCGGCGCGCAGCGCCGGCACGCAGTTCAAGGACGAGGACAAGCACTGGTCGCTCAGCGTCGACCTGCCCGGCGTCAGCCGCGAGCAGCTGACCATCGCCATCGAAGGGCAGCAAGTGAAGATCGACACCGTCGAAGGCGCACCGCGCAAGTACGCCAAGGCCTACGAGTTCAACCAGGACATCGACGCCGCCGCCAGCAGCGCCAGGCTGGAAAACGGCGTGCTGACGCTGACGCTGGTCAAGCGCTTGCCGGAAAGCAAGGCGACCACGCTGGAAATCAATTGA
- a CDS encoding DUF2242 domain-containing protein has product MSLSATPRRLLMALGPLGLVACTGLSPQPTALLDYQPETFDGSAYVHHFAAAPSRTCEAARRALLSQGYVVHPAQADQVSGRKYFQPSAAHHVQLEFRVVCAAEAGAATGTVAFVSGLQDQYVVRKVKESASLGVGGIGSLSLPVEGSMDSMVKIASETVTDKVLYQRFFDLVDDYLARASVPESAASSPTT; this is encoded by the coding sequence ATGTCTCTTTCTGCCACGCCGCGCCGCCTGCTGATGGCGCTGGGGCCGCTGGGGCTGGTGGCCTGCACGGGCCTGTCGCCGCAGCCCACGGCCCTGCTGGACTATCAACCCGAAACCTTTGACGGCAGTGCCTACGTGCACCACTTTGCCGCGGCGCCGTCGCGCACCTGCGAGGCCGCGCGCCGCGCGCTGCTGAGCCAGGGCTACGTCGTCCACCCCGCGCAGGCCGACCAGGTGTCCGGCCGCAAGTACTTCCAGCCCAGCGCGGCGCACCATGTGCAGCTCGAATTTCGCGTCGTGTGCGCCGCCGAAGCGGGTGCAGCCACCGGCACGGTTGCCTTCGTCAGCGGCCTGCAGGATCAGTACGTGGTGCGCAAGGTCAAGGAGTCGGCGTCGCTGGGCGTGGGCGGCATCGGGTCGCTGTCGCTGCCGGTCGAAGGCAGCATGGATTCGATGGTCAAGATCGCCAGCGAAACCGTGACCGACAAGGTGCTGTACCAGCGCTTCTTCGACCTGGTCGACGACTACCTGGCGCGCGCGTCGGTGCCCGAGTCGGCCGCTTCATCACCCACCACCTGA
- a CDS encoding tripartite tricarboxylate transporter substrate binding protein, with protein sequence MTTFRRATFGAALLALACAAQAQAWPAKPVRLIVPFPAGGGTDAIAREVTNKLATSGYTFVVENKPGSGGNLGVDAVAKSQPDGYTFVIGQTSNLAINPTLYSKLPYDPVKDLTPVSLVASAPLALVVGANSPYKTLAEVVAAAKAKPGTINYATSGNGTVAHLAAESLQKEAGIKLVHIPYKGAAQGATDVISGQVHMYVSSIPTLIGHIKNGKMRPLAVTSAKRADDLPQVPTVAESGYKGFEAVTWFGILGPANLPKDVVAKFNADIQKALADAQLQKKLGDQGADVAGSSADQFGKLIRDDIVRWGRIVKESGAKVD encoded by the coding sequence ATGACGACATTCCGCCGCGCCACATTCGGCGCCGCCCTTCTCGCCCTGGCCTGCGCCGCCCAAGCCCAGGCGTGGCCCGCCAAGCCCGTGCGCCTGATCGTGCCCTTCCCGGCCGGCGGCGGCACCGACGCCATTGCGCGCGAAGTGACGAACAAGCTGGCCACGTCGGGCTACACCTTCGTGGTCGAGAACAAGCCCGGCTCGGGCGGCAACCTGGGCGTCGACGCCGTGGCCAAGTCGCAGCCCGACGGCTACACCTTCGTCATCGGCCAGACCAGCAACCTAGCCATCAACCCCACGCTGTACAGCAAGCTGCCCTACGACCCGGTGAAGGACCTGACCCCCGTCAGCCTGGTCGCCAGCGCGCCGCTGGCGCTGGTGGTGGGCGCCAATTCGCCCTACAAGACGCTGGCCGAGGTGGTGGCCGCCGCCAAGGCCAAGCCGGGCACCATCAACTACGCGACGTCGGGCAACGGCACGGTGGCCCACCTGGCGGCCGAATCGCTGCAAAAGGAAGCCGGCATCAAGCTGGTGCACATCCCCTACAAGGGTGCGGCCCAGGGTGCCACCGACGTGATCAGCGGCCAGGTGCACATGTACGTGTCGTCCATCCCCACGCTGATCGGCCACATCAAGAACGGCAAGATGCGCCCGCTGGCCGTCACGTCCGCCAAGCGCGCCGACGACCTGCCGCAGGTGCCCACGGTGGCCGAATCGGGCTACAAGGGCTTCGAGGCCGTCACGTGGTTCGGCATCCTCGGCCCGGCCAACCTGCCCAAGGACGTGGTCGCCAAGTTCAACGCCGACATCCAGAAGGCGCTGGCCGACGCCCAGTTGCAGAAGAAGCTCGGCGACCAGGGCGCGGACGTGGCCGGCAGCAGCGCCGACCAGTTCGGCAAGCTGATCCGCGACGACATCGTCCGCTGGGGACGCATCGTCAAGGAATCGGGCGCCAAGGTCGACTGA
- a CDS encoding tripartite tricarboxylate transporter substrate binding protein: protein MPPVLTLSKRRRALLVGSLALLASAAHAQTWPTGRTITWVVPYPPGGSTDVLGRNLAQRVAQALGTNVIVDNKAGAAGTIGAAYVAKAAPDGYTLLGTSIGPQAIAPHLMGKLPYDPIQSFAPVVTLGTIPHILVVGAKQPFQTVADLIAAAKAQPGKLAFASGGNGTILQMQGELLKQKTGTQFTHIPYKGDTPALQDTLSEQVNFMFAPAAAALPHVRAGNLRALAVTSSARLPALPNVPTMAEAGLKDFVVEQWQAVFAPKATPAAVVDRLNREINAALKEPSIVALADKLGVTLVGGTPQQLGDLQKSDSAKWAEVIRKGNIKAD, encoded by the coding sequence ATGCCCCCTGTTCTCACGCTCTCCAAGCGCCGGCGTGCGCTGCTGGTCGGCAGCCTGGCGCTGCTCGCATCCGCCGCCCACGCCCAGACCTGGCCCACGGGCCGCACCATTACCTGGGTGGTGCCGTATCCGCCCGGCGGCAGCACCGACGTACTGGGCCGCAACCTGGCGCAGCGCGTGGCGCAGGCCTTGGGCACGAACGTCATCGTGGACAACAAGGCCGGCGCCGCCGGCACCATTGGCGCCGCCTATGTCGCCAAGGCCGCGCCCGACGGGTACACGCTGCTGGGCACGTCCATCGGGCCGCAGGCCATTGCACCGCACCTGATGGGCAAGCTGCCCTACGACCCGATCCAGAGCTTTGCGCCCGTGGTCACCCTCGGCACCATCCCGCACATCCTGGTGGTCGGCGCCAAGCAGCCGTTCCAAACCGTGGCCGACCTGATTGCAGCCGCCAAGGCGCAGCCGGGCAAGCTGGCCTTCGCCTCGGGCGGCAACGGCACCATCCTGCAGATGCAGGGCGAGTTGCTGAAGCAAAAGACCGGCACCCAGTTCACCCACATTCCCTACAAGGGTGACACGCCGGCGCTGCAGGACACGCTGAGTGAGCAGGTCAACTTCATGTTCGCGCCGGCCGCCGCCGCGCTGCCGCATGTGCGCGCCGGCAACCTGCGCGCGCTGGCCGTGACGTCGTCGGCGCGCCTGCCGGCATTGCCCAACGTGCCGACGATGGCCGAAGCCGGCCTCAAGGACTTCGTGGTCGAGCAATGGCAGGCGGTGTTCGCGCCCAAGGCCACGCCCGCCGCCGTGGTGGATCGCCTGAACCGCGAGATCAACGCCGCGCTGAAAGAGCCGTCCATCGTGGCGCTGGCCGACAAGCTGGGCGTCACGCTGGTCGGCGGCACGCCGCAGCAACTGGGCGACCTGCAGAAGTCCGACTCCGCCAAGTGGGCCGAGGTGATCCGCAAGGGAAACATCAAGGCCGACTGA
- a CDS encoding tripartite tricarboxylate transporter substrate binding protein encodes MHIKTRAKAALTAALLVAAGAAAAQDGWPSKVIRFVVPYPPGGPTDLMARALQPELQSRLGATVVIENKAGAGGNVGSAEVARQAPADGHTLLLAASGPMAVNPSLYKSMPFDPQKDLAPVIQISAFPLVLEVHPSTGIKDVKGLIAAVKKPDSRLAFASAGNGTPQHLAGEIFNTQVGTKMPHIPYKGAGPALNDLLGGQVQVMFDVLGSSLPHIQAGKLVPLAVTSARRSPQLPQVPTLHEAGIDGYEVTGWHGIAVRAGTPAPIVAKLNGTLNAIFNEPEFRKKWEAIGTPVVGGTPQQFGDLIRKEAVRLGQVVKAAGVTLD; translated from the coding sequence ATGCACATCAAGACACGGGCCAAGGCCGCCCTCACGGCCGCCTTGCTGGTCGCCGCTGGCGCGGCCGCCGCGCAGGACGGCTGGCCCAGCAAGGTGATCCGCTTCGTCGTGCCCTACCCGCCGGGCGGCCCGACGGACCTGATGGCACGCGCGCTGCAGCCCGAACTGCAGTCGCGCCTGGGCGCCACCGTGGTGATCGAGAACAAGGCTGGCGCGGGCGGCAACGTCGGCAGCGCCGAGGTCGCCCGGCAGGCGCCGGCCGACGGGCACACGCTGCTGCTGGCCGCCAGCGGGCCGATGGCGGTGAACCCGTCGCTGTACAAGAGCATGCCCTTCGACCCGCAGAAGGACCTGGCGCCCGTCATCCAGATCTCGGCCTTCCCGCTGGTGCTGGAAGTGCATCCGTCCACCGGCATCAAGGACGTGAAGGGCCTGATCGCCGCGGTGAAGAAGCCCGACAGCCGGCTGGCCTTCGCGTCGGCCGGCAACGGCACGCCGCAGCACCTGGCGGGCGAAATCTTCAACACGCAGGTCGGCACCAAGATGCCGCACATCCCCTACAAGGGTGCCGGCCCGGCGCTGAACGACCTGCTGGGCGGGCAGGTGCAGGTGATGTTCGACGTGCTGGGCAGTTCGCTGCCGCACATCCAGGCCGGCAAGCTGGTGCCGCTGGCCGTGACGTCGGCGCGCCGCAGCCCGCAACTGCCGCAGGTGCCGACGCTGCATGAAGCTGGCATCGACGGCTACGAAGTCACCGGCTGGCACGGCATTGCCGTGCGCGCGGGCACGCCGGCGCCCATCGTCGCCAAACTCAACGGCACGCTGAACGCGATCTTCAACGAGCCCGAGTTCCGCAAGAAATGGGAAGCCATCGGCACGCCCGTGGTGGGCGGCACGCCGCAGCAGTTTGGCGATCTGATCCGCAAGGAAGCGGTGCGCCTGGGCCAGGTGGTGAAGGCCGCCGGGGTGACGCTGGATTAG
- a CDS encoding NAD(P)-dependent oxidoreductase — protein MSTRPALIVTGADLASQALDILRDFEIVYAGKTPTEPDLVALCRQHDPVAMIVRYGKVGAAVMDAAPSLRVISKHGSGTDTIDKDAAKARGIEVRAAVGANAAAVAEQALALLLACAKSVVPLNARMHAGHWDKATHKSVELGGRTIGLVGLGAIGQRFARMCDAMGMTVLGHDPFAKDLPPYIRPVDLDTIWRESDAISLHCPLTADNANLLNAQTLAACKRGVLLVNTARGGLIDEDALLQAVRSGQVAVAGLDSFAVEPMTAGHPFQGEPNFVLSPHIGGVTSDAYINMGVGAARNVLAVLESTPAAAA, from the coding sequence GTGAGCACACGCCCCGCCCTCATCGTCACCGGTGCCGACCTGGCATCGCAGGCACTCGACATCCTGCGCGATTTCGAGATCGTTTACGCCGGCAAGACGCCCACCGAGCCGGATCTGGTGGCCCTGTGCCGCCAGCACGACCCGGTGGCGATGATCGTGCGCTACGGCAAGGTCGGCGCGGCCGTGATGGACGCCGCGCCTTCGCTGCGCGTGATCTCCAAGCACGGCAGCGGCACCGACACCATCGACAAGGACGCCGCCAAGGCGCGTGGCATCGAAGTGCGCGCCGCCGTGGGCGCCAACGCCGCCGCCGTGGCCGAGCAGGCGCTGGCGCTGCTGCTGGCCTGCGCCAAGTCGGTGGTGCCGCTCAACGCGCGCATGCATGCCGGCCACTGGGACAAGGCCACGCACAAGAGCGTGGAACTGGGCGGGCGCACCATTGGCCTGGTCGGCCTGGGCGCCATCGGCCAGCGCTTCGCGCGCATGTGCGATGCCATGGGCATGACGGTGCTGGGGCACGACCCGTTTGCCAAGGACCTGCCGCCGTACATCCGCCCCGTGGACCTGGACACGATCTGGCGCGAATCCGACGCCATTTCGCTGCACTGCCCGCTGACGGCCGACAACGCCAACCTGCTCAACGCGCAGACGCTGGCCGCCTGCAAGCGCGGCGTGCTGCTGGTCAACACGGCACGCGGCGGCCTGATCGATGAAGACGCGCTGCTGCAGGCCGTGCGTTCGGGCCAGGTGGCTGTGGCGGGGCTGGACAGCTTTGCGGTTGAGCCGATGACCGCCGGCCACCCGTTCCAGGGCGAGCCGAACTTCGTCCTCAGCCCGCACATTGGCGGCGTGACGAGCGACGCCTACATCAACATGGGCGTGGGCGCGGCGCGCAACGTGCTGGCGGTGCTGGAAAGCACACCGGCTGCCGCGGCCTGA
- a CDS encoding amidohydrolase family protein, translating to MMATARTAVPFSAGTQPPGFVPPPLACDCHMHVYDSAYPAVAGARLRPPDASVDDYRLLQRRLGTARTVVVTPSTYGTDNRSLLDALHRLGPQARGIAVIDGSESDAELQRLHDAGVRGARLNLSLGVSGSVDAIVPLSRRLADLGWHLQLLMAPEVLATLGNVLRQSPVPLVFDHFGRIQPGADAHRPAHLLLLQLLAEGRAWIKLSGGYIVSASGSVDDPGLHALARSYLDVAPDRVLWGSDWPHATASAGLQPLPDDARQLDHLARWAGDAAALAQILVHNPQRLYDFPSAPTSH from the coding sequence ATGATGGCTACCGCTCGCACCGCCGTGCCGTTTTCGGCGGGCACGCAGCCGCCAGGTTTCGTGCCGCCGCCCCTGGCCTGCGACTGCCACATGCACGTCTACGACAGCGCCTACCCCGCCGTCGCCGGTGCGCGCCTGCGGCCGCCCGACGCATCGGTCGATGACTATCGACTGCTGCAGCGGCGACTGGGCACGGCGCGCACCGTGGTCGTCACGCCATCGACCTACGGCACCGACAACCGCAGCCTGCTGGACGCGCTGCATCGGTTGGGGCCGCAGGCGCGCGGCATCGCCGTCATCGACGGCAGCGAAAGCGATGCCGAACTGCAACGCCTGCACGACGCCGGCGTGCGTGGCGCGCGGCTCAACCTGTCGCTGGGCGTGTCGGGCAGCGTGGACGCCATCGTCCCGCTGTCGCGCCGCTTGGCCGACCTAGGCTGGCACCTGCAGTTGCTGATGGCGCCGGAAGTGCTGGCCACGCTCGGCAACGTGCTGCGCCAGTCGCCCGTGCCGCTGGTGTTCGACCATTTCGGCCGCATCCAGCCCGGCGCCGACGCGCACCGGCCCGCCCACCTGCTGCTGCTTCAATTGCTGGCGGAAGGCCGTGCCTGGATCAAGCTGTCGGGCGGCTACATCGTCAGCGCCAGCGGCTCGGTGGACGACCCCGGCCTGCACGCGCTGGCCCGCAGCTACCTCGACGTCGCGCCCGACCGGGTGCTGTGGGGCAGCGACTGGCCGCACGCCACGGCATCGGCCGGCCTGCAGCCGCTGCCCGACGACGCGCGCCAGCTCGACCATCTGGCGCGCTGGGCAGGCGACGCCGCGGCGCTCGCGCAAATTCTCGTTCACAACCCCCAGCGCCTGTACGACTTTCCATCGGCGCCCACGTCTCACTGA
- a CDS encoding tripartite tricarboxylate transporter substrate binding protein, whose product MPKWPAALATKALAAITFAVGAASPQPTYAQAAWPDRPLKLIVPYPAGGNADNTARLLATQLSSRLGQQVVVDNRPGGSGTIGAAAVAKAAPDGYTLLLDATAFTVNPSLLPKMPFDAAKDFAPISLVMQAPLLLVVPTASPLKSVADLTQAARAKPGHLTYASAGNGGAQHLAGELFKQGARVSITHIPYRGGAPALTDLIGGQVDLMFSATTASGPFVKGGKLRALAVTSPKRVEGWEQVPTVAESGLPGFQVSEWNGLFAPAGTPQPVLQRLEAETRAIVASPDVKKRFAELGVSGVGSSAQDFRAFLQSETTKWARVIRQSGIRTD is encoded by the coding sequence ATGCCAAAATGGCCTGCAGCGCTTGCTACGAAAGCGCTGGCAGCTATCACTTTTGCAGTTGGCGCGGCCAGCCCGCAGCCCACCTACGCACAGGCGGCCTGGCCCGACCGACCGCTCAAGCTGATCGTGCCCTACCCCGCGGGCGGCAACGCCGACAACACCGCGCGCCTGCTGGCCACGCAGCTGTCCAGCCGGCTGGGCCAGCAGGTGGTGGTGGACAACCGGCCCGGCGGCAGCGGCACCATCGGCGCGGCGGCGGTGGCCAAGGCGGCGCCCGACGGCTACACGCTGCTGCTGGACGCGACGGCCTTCACCGTCAACCCCAGCCTGCTGCCCAAGATGCCCTTCGACGCGGCCAAGGACTTCGCGCCGATTTCGCTGGTGATGCAGGCGCCGCTGCTGCTGGTGGTGCCGACCGCGTCGCCGCTGAAGTCGGTGGCCGACCTGACCCAGGCGGCGCGCGCCAAGCCCGGCCACCTGACCTACGCGTCGGCCGGCAATGGCGGTGCGCAGCATCTGGCGGGCGAGCTGTTCAAGCAGGGCGCGCGGGTGTCGATCACCCACATCCCGTACCGCGGCGGAGCGCCGGCGCTGACCGACCTGATCGGCGGCCAGGTGGACCTGATGTTCAGCGCCACCACGGCCAGCGGCCCGTTCGTCAAGGGCGGCAAGCTGCGTGCGTTGGCGGTGACGTCGCCCAAGCGGGTCGAGGGCTGGGAACAGGTGCCGACGGTGGCCGAATCCGGCCTGCCGGGCTTTCAGGTCAGCGAGTGGAACGGCTTGTTCGCACCCGCCGGCACGCCGCAGCCCGTGCTGCAGCGGCTCGAAGCCGAAACCCGCGCCATCGTCGCCAGCCCCGACGTGAAAAAGCGCTTCGCCGAGCTGGGCGTGAGCGGCGTCGGCTCCAGCGCGCAGGACTTCCGCGCGTTCCTGCAATCTGAGACCACGAAATGGGCGCGCGTGATCCGCCAGAGCGGCATCCGCACGGACTGA
- a CDS encoding RraA family protein, producing MSQLPEIIRDIERVPADVVAQAAQYQAAILSDVAGRRGTMHARVAPVHHTMAVAGPAFTVEVRPGDNLMIHAAIALAKPGDVLVIDGKGDQTAALMGTLMLSACKKLGLAGVVVDGAIRDRLELLELGFPVFSAGFNPAGPTKFVPGRINHPISVGGAVVNPGDLVVGDADGVVVIERAKAPAMLALAVKKVADEAARLDAISRGDTASKWLPAALRAAGVLKEGEQL from the coding sequence ATGAGCCAACTCCCCGAAATCATCCGCGACATCGAGCGCGTTCCCGCCGACGTGGTGGCCCAGGCCGCCCAGTACCAGGCCGCCATCCTGTCCGACGTGGCCGGCCGTCGCGGCACCATGCATGCGCGCGTGGCGCCGGTGCACCACACCATGGCCGTGGCCGGGCCGGCCTTCACGGTCGAGGTGCGGCCGGGCGACAACCTGATGATCCACGCCGCCATCGCGCTGGCCAAGCCGGGCGATGTGCTGGTGATCGACGGCAAGGGCGACCAGACGGCCGCGCTGATGGGCACGCTGATGCTCAGCGCCTGCAAGAAGCTCGGCCTGGCCGGCGTGGTGGTCGATGGCGCGATCCGCGACCGGCTGGAACTGCTGGAACTGGGCTTTCCGGTGTTCAGCGCGGGCTTCAACCCCGCCGGGCCGACCAAGTTCGTGCCGGGACGCATCAACCACCCCATCAGCGTCGGCGGCGCGGTGGTGAACCCGGGTGATCTGGTGGTCGGCGATGCCGACGGCGTGGTGGTGATCGAGCGCGCCAAGGCGCCCGCCATGCTGGCGCTGGCCGTGAAGAAGGTGGCCGATGAGGCCGCGCGGCTGGACGCGATTTCGCGCGGCGACACCGCATCGAAGTGGCTGCCCGCTGCCCTGCGCGCCGCCGGCGTACTGAAAGAAGGAGAACAGCTGTGA
- a CDS encoding substrate-binding domain-containing protein, translated as MTPPTLRLISSMATRLLLSDLLASYADATVALESVGGVDAAKRVAAGEAFDAVLLGSDAIDKLIAGGHVLAGSRVDVVRSGVAVAVRAGAARPDIASEDGVKAAVLAARTLGYSTGPSGVALAHLFERWGIADAVNAKLVTPPPGTPVGALVATGEVELGFQQLSELMHLPGIDVLGPLPDAIQITTIFSGGVAATSHQPDAVRALLVHLASPGTAATKRAHGMDAA; from the coding sequence ATGACCCCACCCACGCTTCGCCTGATCTCGTCCATGGCCACCCGGCTGCTGCTGTCAGACCTGCTGGCCAGCTACGCCGACGCCACGGTGGCGCTCGAATCGGTCGGCGGCGTGGACGCGGCGAAGCGTGTGGCGGCCGGCGAGGCGTTCGACGCCGTGTTGCTGGGCTCGGACGCCATCGACAAGCTGATTGCCGGCGGCCACGTGCTGGCGGGCAGCCGCGTCGACGTGGTGCGCTCCGGCGTGGCGGTGGCCGTGCGCGCGGGCGCCGCCCGGCCCGACATTGCCAGCGAAGACGGCGTCAAGGCTGCCGTGCTGGCCGCGCGCACGCTGGGCTATTCCACCGGGCCGAGCGGCGTGGCGCTGGCGCACCTGTTCGAGCGATGGGGGATTGCCGACGCCGTCAACGCCAAGTTGGTGACGCCGCCGCCTGGCACGCCGGTGGGCGCGCTGGTTGCCACGGGCGAGGTGGAACTGGGCTTTCAGCAGCTGAGTGAGCTGATGCATCTGCCGGGCATCGACGTGCTCGGCCCGCTGCCGGACGCGATCCAGATCACCACCATTTTTTCAGGCGGCGTGGCGGCCACGTCCCACCAACCCGACGCAGTGCGGGCGCTGCTGGTGCATCTGGCGTCGCCCGGCACGGCGGCCACCAAGCGCGCGCACGGCATGGACGCCGCCTGA